The following are encoded together in the Actinoplanes sp. N902-109 genome:
- a CDS encoding M1 family metallopeptidase, with the protein MIRRLLPALLAVGAGIAVPATPANAAVDAVRTPATPAYTISLTSNTTGGTWTGHESVSFSNPSSSPLTEVYLRLWDNYHGSCPSTPVTVSNVTGGTPAALSVNCTALKITLPAPIAQGGTGSVGFDLSIVVPDGIDRFGHDGSYYFIGNALPVLAVRDAAGWHLDPYTNNGESFYALASDYTVTLDHPSSISVPATGTSTDSAGTSGRTITKAVGKQVREFAWAAGPYAKISGTTAAGVRVNVYRVSSISSSNATSMLNTATAALDAHASRFGAYPYGEADVVLDNGYWFGGMEYPGFVLDLVSTTALAHELAHQWFYGIVGDDEYTTPWLDEGFTDYATDLYFNKTGSGCGITWQSSAEKLTNSMAYWDAHSSRYSTVVYGYGKCTLHDLRRLIGTTAMTNLLKSYAGAHWYGVSTVADFKAAAQAAAGTTDLTSFWATHRVEG; encoded by the coding sequence ATGATTCGACGATTGTTACCGGCCCTGCTCGCGGTCGGCGCGGGTATCGCCGTGCCGGCGACCCCGGCCAACGCCGCGGTGGACGCGGTCCGTACCCCGGCCACCCCGGCGTACACGATCAGCCTCACGAGCAACACCACCGGCGGCACCTGGACCGGGCACGAGAGCGTGTCGTTCAGCAACCCGTCGTCGTCCCCGCTGACCGAGGTCTACCTGCGGTTGTGGGACAACTACCACGGCAGCTGCCCGAGCACGCCGGTCACCGTCAGCAACGTCACCGGCGGCACACCGGCGGCGCTCAGCGTCAACTGCACCGCACTCAAGATCACCCTCCCGGCGCCGATCGCGCAGGGTGGTACCGGCAGCGTGGGCTTCGACCTGTCGATCGTCGTGCCCGACGGGATCGACCGCTTCGGCCACGACGGCAGCTACTACTTCATCGGGAACGCGCTCCCCGTGCTGGCGGTGCGCGACGCGGCCGGGTGGCACCTCGACCCGTACACCAACAACGGTGAGTCCTTCTACGCGCTGGCCAGCGACTACACCGTCACGCTGGACCACCCCTCGTCGATCTCGGTGCCGGCGACCGGCACGTCGACCGACAGCGCCGGCACCTCCGGCCGCACCATCACCAAGGCCGTGGGCAAGCAGGTGCGCGAGTTCGCCTGGGCGGCCGGTCCCTACGCCAAGATCTCCGGTACGACGGCAGCCGGCGTACGGGTCAATGTGTACCGGGTCAGCTCGATCAGCTCGAGCAACGCCACCTCGATGTTGAACACCGCGACCGCGGCCCTCGACGCCCACGCCTCCCGCTTCGGCGCCTACCCGTACGGGGAAGCCGACGTGGTCCTGGACAACGGCTACTGGTTCGGCGGGATGGAGTACCCGGGCTTCGTGCTCGACCTGGTCAGCACGACGGCACTGGCACATGAGCTGGCCCACCAGTGGTTCTACGGCATCGTCGGCGACGACGAGTACACCACGCCGTGGCTGGACGAGGGCTTCACCGACTACGCCACCGACCTGTACTTCAACAAGACCGGCAGCGGATGCGGCATCACCTGGCAGTCGTCGGCGGAGAAGCTGACGAACTCGATGGCCTACTGGGACGCGCACTCTAGCCGCTACAGCACCGTGGTCTACGGCTACGGCAAGTGCACCCTGCACGACCTGCGCCGGCTCATCGGCACGACGGCGATGACCAACCTGCTCAAGTCGTACGCCGGGGCGCACTGGTACGGCGTCTCGACGGTGGCCGACTTCAAGGCGGCGGCCCAGGCCGCAGCGGGCACCACCGACCTGACATCGTTCTGGGCGACGCACCGCGTGGAGGGCTGA